The following are encoded in a window of Sphingobium sp. AP49 genomic DNA:
- a CDS encoding enoyl-CoA hydratase/isomerase family protein has translation MNVDVSYDGPVAILTLDRPERRNAFTMAMRQDIALAFEQLADDGNVRAIILTGAGGHFCSGADTGEMGEPGTVAFLARMRRLHRMIRAIAAIRKPTIAAVDGACVGAGWSLALACDLVIATPDARFAQIFGKIGYAPDAGAIWQLARLIPVMRAKEIVYSARTLDGTEALSLGLVLELVASDALMPRARDLARSLAAGPTLATGMAKAQFGSALSLSLDQFLEQEFLIQPLLATTQDHREGIAAVRDKRPPDFQGC, from the coding sequence ATGAACGTCGATGTCTCCTATGATGGTCCGGTCGCGATCCTGACCCTGGATCGTCCGGAACGGCGCAACGCCTTTACCATGGCGATGCGGCAGGACATTGCCCTGGCCTTCGAGCAACTGGCCGATGACGGCAATGTGCGCGCCATCATCCTGACCGGTGCCGGTGGCCATTTCTGCTCGGGCGCCGACACAGGCGAGATGGGCGAACCCGGCACAGTCGCCTTCCTGGCACGCATGCGCCGGCTACATCGCATGATCCGCGCGATCGCCGCCATCCGCAAGCCGACCATCGCTGCGGTGGACGGCGCCTGCGTCGGTGCGGGCTGGAGCCTAGCGCTGGCCTGCGACCTGGTGATCGCCACCCCCGACGCCCGCTTCGCCCAGATTTTCGGCAAGATCGGCTATGCCCCCGACGCCGGCGCCATCTGGCAGCTGGCCCGCCTGATCCCGGTCATGCGCGCGAAGGAGATCGTCTATTCCGCCCGCACGCTGGACGGCACCGAGGCATTATCGCTCGGCCTGGTGCTCGAACTCGTGGCCAGCGACGCGCTGATGCCACGCGCGCGCGACCTCGCTCGATCGCTGGCGGCCGGTCCAACCCTGGCGACCGGCATGGCCAAAGCCCAGTTCGGGAGCGCACTCAGCCTCTCGCTCGACCAGTTTCTGGAGCAGGAATTCCTCATCCAGCCACTGCTCGCAACCACGCAGGACCATCGCGAGGGGATTGCCGCCGTTCGCGACAAGCGCCCGCCGGATTTTCAGGGCTGCTGA
- the glgX gene encoding glycogen debranching protein GlgX: protein MSMGGFGPVVDAAGTRFSVWAPDATQMWLCLFDADDAERRLPMARDADALWQVHVQGAGAGTRYGLRADGPYDPDGGLWFDPDKLLLDPYAPAIDRAFTYDPAMAAARGEGADTAPLMSKGLVTGPVPAVDPHPPCFRPGGLIYELQVRGFSMLHPDVPEAERGTIAALRHPAIIEHLQRLHVAAVELMPINAWIDERHLGPLGLTNAWGYNPVSYFALDPRLAPGGMAELCDTVAVLHQAGIGVILDMVYNHDGESDRSGPILSLRGLNARGYFRHEPGGRLINDTGTGNSVDCNQPMVRRLILDSLRHFVTQAGIDGFRFDLAPALGRLDDGFDPDAPLLAEMRADPILGDRILIAEPWDIGPGGYQLGRFGEPWLEWNDRYRDDMRRFWRGDAGMVGAFATRLAGSFDIFGGERRTRSVNFLAAHDGFTLADCTAYEHKHNRANGEDNRDGHGENLSWNNGVEGMSGDPVVQAVRRRDVQALLSTLFCSRGTIMLTAGDEFGRSQQGNNNAYAQDNRLTWIDWVGRDRAIEAHAFAAADWRAECDELHDVTPLRDGDVDWLDEAGHPLRIAQWEDPARRRLALRFRASGLVICVNGSGEDCLFELPGGKAVAVPARSLLPQQP, encoded by the coding sequence ATGAGCATGGGCGGGTTCGGGCCGGTGGTCGATGCCGCCGGAACCCGCTTCTCGGTCTGGGCGCCGGACGCCACGCAGATGTGGCTATGCCTGTTCGACGCGGATGATGCTGAAAGGCGGCTGCCGATGGCGCGGGATGCCGATGCGCTATGGCAGGTTCATGTGCAAGGGGCTGGGGCTGGCACGCGCTATGGCTTGCGGGCCGATGGCCCTTATGATCCCGACGGGGGCCTGTGGTTCGATCCCGACAAACTGCTGCTCGACCCCTATGCGCCGGCGATCGATCGGGCCTTTACTTATGATCCCGCGATGGCGGCGGCGCGTGGCGAGGGCGCCGATACGGCGCCGCTGATGTCGAAGGGGCTGGTCACGGGGCCAGTGCCGGCGGTCGATCCGCATCCGCCATGTTTCCGGCCTGGCGGCCTGATCTACGAATTGCAGGTGCGCGGCTTTTCCATGCTGCATCCCGATGTGCCTGAAGCGGAGCGTGGGACGATCGCTGCGCTCCGCCATCCGGCGATCATCGAACATCTGCAGCGTCTTCATGTCGCCGCGGTCGAGTTGATGCCGATCAACGCCTGGATTGACGAGCGGCATCTGGGGCCGTTGGGCCTGACCAATGCCTGGGGGTATAATCCTGTCAGCTATTTTGCGCTCGATCCCCGTCTGGCGCCCGGCGGCATGGCGGAATTGTGCGATACGGTGGCGGTTCTGCACCAGGCGGGGATCGGCGTGATCCTCGACATGGTGTATAATCATGACGGCGAAAGTGACAGGTCAGGGCCTATTCTTTCATTGCGCGGGCTGAATGCGCGCGGCTATTTCCGGCATGAACCCGGCGGGCGGCTGATCAACGATACCGGCACCGGGAACAGCGTGGATTGCAACCAGCCGATGGTGCGGCGGCTGATCCTGGATTCGCTGCGCCATTTCGTCACACAGGCGGGAATCGATGGCTTCCGCTTCGATCTGGCCCCTGCGCTCGGGCGGCTGGACGATGGCTTCGATCCGGATGCTCCATTGCTGGCGGAGATGCGCGCCGACCCGATATTGGGCGACCGTATCCTGATCGCCGAGCCATGGGACATCGGCCCGGGTGGCTATCAACTGGGGCGTTTCGGCGAGCCATGGCTGGAATGGAACGACCGCTATCGCGATGACATGCGTCGCTTCTGGCGGGGCGATGCCGGGATGGTGGGGGCCTTTGCGACGCGACTGGCCGGATCGTTCGACATTTTCGGCGGAGAGAGGCGAACCCGCAGCGTCAATTTTCTGGCCGCCCATGACGGTTTCACCCTGGCCGACTGTACAGCCTATGAACACAAGCATAATCGCGCCAATGGCGAGGATAATCGGGACGGCCATGGCGAAAATCTGAGCTGGAACAATGGCGTCGAGGGCATGAGCGGTGACCCGGTCGTGCAAGCCGTACGACGACGAGACGTGCAGGCGCTGTTATCGACGCTCTTCTGTTCGCGGGGGACGATCATGCTGACCGCTGGCGACGAGTTTGGCCGATCGCAGCAGGGCAACAATAATGCCTATGCCCAGGATAATCGGCTGACCTGGATCGATTGGGTGGGGCGGGACCGTGCGATCGAGGCCCATGCCTTTGCGGCGGCGGACTGGCGCGCCGAATGCGATGAACTGCACGACGTTACGCCGTTGCGCGATGGCGACGTCGATTGGCTGGACGAAGCCGGGCATCCATTGCGCATCGCGCAATGGGAGGATCCGGCGCGACGGCGGCTGGCATTGCGTTTCCGGGCATCGGGCCTGGTCATCTGCGTCAATGGATCGGGGGAGGATTGCCTGTTCGAGTTGCCCGGGGGCAAGGCTGTTGCCGTGCCGGCGCGCAGTCTTCTGCCTCAGCAGCCCTGA
- the glgA gene encoding glycogen synthase GlgA yields the protein MAIKLLSVASEIYPLIKTGGLADVAGALPGALVGHDVETRTLVPGYPSVLLRAGKAKVVRRYEALFGATATVLAAHVDGLDLLILDAPDFFAREGGPYGDHAGNDWGDNWRRFAALSRVGADIAAEGIKGWRPAIVHAHDWQAAMTAAYMRFGPAHGIPKIVTIHNLAFQGRFGADIFGQLGLPAEAWGVDGVEYYGGTGFLKAGLVSADAITTVSPTYAEEIRSPMNGMGLDGLINGRSDRLHGILNGVDTDIWNPAEDELIARRYSARGLGGRSTNRKALEKRFGLQRDDAPIFVIISRLTWQKGMDQMVGAIDHLVGLGGKLAVLGSGDHALEGSFLAAADRHRGRVGVQIGYDEPLSHLLQAGGDAILIPSRFEPCGLTQLYGLRYGCVPVVARVGGLADTVIDANEAAVNAGVATGILFSAGDPLALYGAIARSVRLHGDPDAWQAMQRAGMRADFSWTHSAARYAALYRDLLDRAAA from the coding sequence ATGGCGATCAAGCTGCTGTCGGTTGCGTCCGAAATCTATCCGCTGATCAAGACCGGAGGGCTGGCCGATGTCGCCGGCGCATTGCCGGGCGCGCTGGTGGGCCATGACGTCGAGACCCGGACGCTGGTGCCGGGCTATCCGTCGGTATTGTTGCGCGCAGGTAAGGCCAAGGTGGTGCGGCGTTATGAGGCCCTGTTCGGCGCGACGGCGACGGTTCTGGCGGCGCATGTCGATGGTCTGGACCTGCTGATCCTGGATGCGCCCGATTTCTTCGCGCGCGAAGGCGGCCCCTATGGCGATCATGCGGGCAATGACTGGGGTGATAATTGGCGGCGTTTTGCAGCGCTGTCGCGGGTCGGCGCGGACATTGCGGCAGAGGGGATCAAGGGCTGGCGCCCCGCCATCGTCCATGCCCATGATTGGCAGGCTGCTATGACTGCCGCCTATATGCGCTTTGGCCCGGCGCATGGGATTCCCAAGATCGTCACCATTCACAATCTTGCTTTCCAGGGGCGGTTCGGTGCGGACATTTTCGGTCAACTGGGCCTGCCGGCGGAGGCGTGGGGCGTAGATGGCGTCGAATATTATGGCGGCACCGGCTTCCTGAAGGCGGGATTGGTGTCGGCCGATGCGATTACCACGGTCAGTCCGACCTATGCCGAGGAAATCCGCTCGCCGATGAACGGCATGGGCCTCGACGGCTTGATCAATGGACGGAGCGACCGGCTGCACGGCATATTGAATGGCGTCGATACCGATATCTGGAACCCTGCGGAGGATGAACTGATCGCCAGGCGATACAGTGCACGCGGGTTGGGAGGGCGCAGCACCAATCGTAAGGCACTGGAAAAACGGTTCGGGTTGCAGCGCGACGATGCACCGATCTTCGTCATCATCAGCCGGCTGACCTGGCAGAAGGGGATGGACCAGATGGTCGGTGCGATCGATCATCTGGTGGGGCTTGGCGGGAAGCTGGCCGTGTTGGGATCGGGCGACCATGCGCTGGAGGGCAGCTTCCTGGCCGCAGCCGACCGGCACCGCGGCCGGGTGGGCGTGCAGATCGGCTATGACGAGCCGTTGTCGCACCTGTTGCAGGCGGGTGGCGATGCGATCCTGATCCCGTCGCGGTTCGAGCCATGCGGCCTGACCCAGCTTTATGGCCTGCGCTATGGCTGCGTGCCGGTTGTGGCGCGGGTCGGGGGGCTGGCCGACACCGTGATCGACGCCAATGAAGCGGCGGTCAATGCCGGCGTGGCTACCGGCATTCTATTTTCCGCAGGCGATCCGTTGGCCCTGTACGGGGCGATCGCACGGTCAGTGCGCCTGCATGGCGATCCGGACGCGTGGCAGGCGATGCAGCGGGCGGGGATGCGAGCGGATTTTTCCTGGACCCATAGTGCCGCGCGCTATGCCGCGCTCTATCGCGATCTGCTGGATCGAGCGGCGGCATGA
- the glgC gene encoding glucose-1-phosphate adenylyltransferase, whose amino-acid sequence MQQRNQPIARDAMAYVLAGGRGSRLAELTDRRAKPAVHFGGKARIIDFALSNALNSGIRRIGVATQYKAHSLIRHLQRGWNFLRPERNESFDILPASQRISESQWYEGTADAVFQNIDIIEAYAPEYMVILAGDHVYKMDYELMLQQHVDSGADVTVGCLEVPRKEAVGFGVMHVDEQDVITAFVEKPKDPPAIPGQPDMALASMGIYVFRTRFLIEQLRRDADDRDSKRDFGGDIIPYIVKHGKAVAHRFSSSCVRAESELVPYWRDVGTIDAYWQANIDLTDVVPSLDLYDRSWPLWTYSEVTPPAKFVHNEEGRRGAATSSLVAGGCIVSGSSLHRSVLFSGVRTHSFSSVTESIIMPDCEVGRGARLHKCVVDSGIIIPPGLIVGEHPEEDARRFRRTDSGICLITPAMIERLVE is encoded by the coding sequence ATGCAACAACGCAACCAGCCGATCGCGCGTGACGCCATGGCCTATGTGCTGGCCGGTGGTCGTGGCAGTCGGCTTGCCGAGCTGACGGATCGCCGCGCCAAACCGGCGGTGCATTTTGGCGGCAAGGCGCGGATCATCGATTTCGCGCTGTCCAACGCGCTCAACAGCGGCATCCGCCGCATCGGCGTGGCGACCCAGTACAAGGCGCATTCGCTGATCCGCCATTTGCAGCGCGGCTGGAATTTCCTGCGGCCCGAGCGCAACGAGAGCTTCGACATATTGCCCGCCAGCCAGCGTATCTCCGAAAGCCAATGGTATGAGGGCACGGCCGACGCCGTGTTCCAGAATATCGACATCATCGAAGCCTATGCGCCGGAATATATGGTCATCCTGGCCGGCGACCATGTCTACAAGATGGACTATGAGCTGATGCTGCAGCAGCATGTCGACAGTGGTGCCGATGTCACCGTCGGCTGCCTGGAGGTGCCGCGCAAGGAGGCCGTGGGCTTTGGCGTGATGCATGTCGACGAGCAGGATGTGATCACCGCCTTTGTCGAGAAGCCCAAGGATCCGCCGGCCATTCCCGGCCAGCCCGACATGGCGCTGGCATCGATGGGTATCTATGTCTTTCGCACCCGCTTCCTGATCGAGCAATTGCGCCGGGATGCCGACGATCGAGACAGCAAGCGCGATTTCGGTGGCGACATCATCCCCTATATTGTGAAGCACGGAAAGGCCGTGGCCCACCGCTTTTCCAGCAGTTGCGTGCGCGCCGAAAGTGAACTGGTCCCCTATTGGCGCGACGTCGGCACGATCGATGCCTATTGGCAGGCCAATATCGATCTGACCGACGTCGTGCCCAGCCTGGACCTTTATGACAGGAGCTGGCCGCTCTGGACCTATTCGGAGGTGACGCCACCGGCCAAGTTCGTCCATAATGAGGAGGGACGACGCGGGGCCGCGACATCGTCACTGGTGGCGGGCGGCTGCATCGTGTCGGGGTCGTCGCTGCATCGCAGTGTATTGTTTTCCGGCGTGCGGACCCACAGTTTCTCGTCGGTCACCGAAAGCATCATCATGCCCGATTGCGAGGTCGGACGCGGCGCGCGACTGCATAAATGCGTGGTCGATTCCGGTATCATCATCCCACCTGGGCTGATCGTCGGGGAGCATCCGGAAGAGGATGCGCGTCGTTTTCGACGGACCGATAGCGGCATCTGTCTGATCACTCCCGCCATGATCGAGCGGCTGGTGGAATGA
- the glgB gene encoding 1,4-alpha-glucan branching protein GlgB — protein sequence MLTPEQIDRLVEGRDADPFATLGVHPADPGFTARVMLPDAVSVSAQTLDGKPVGELARVHPDGLFEGKVKVRKRQPLRYEAHYADGGSYATIDPYGFGPVLGPMDDYYFAEGSHKRLFEKLGAHPMEHEGVAGTHFAVWAPNARRVSVVGDFNRWDGRRAAMRHRQDAGVWEIFLPEVGIGHPYKFEIVGPDGVVLPLKADPYAFRSELRPSTASIVAGPPAHEWGDARHRAHWEKADARRQPISIYEVHAGSWQRDEHGDFLHWDALAERLIPYVVGMGFTHIEFLPISEFPYDPSWGYQTLGLYAPTARFGDPAGFARFVDGAHRAGVGVIIDWVPAHFPTDEHGLAQFDGTALYEHADPRKGFHPDWNTAIYNFGRREVAEYLANNALFWAERYHVDGLRVDAVASMLYLDYSRKAGEWIPNDHGGRENVEAVTFLQKMNKALYGTHGGIMTIAEESTSWPKVSAPVDRGGLGFGFKWNMGFMHDTLRYLAREPVHRKHHHDDITFGLLYAFTENFVLALSHDEVVHGKSSMLHKMAGDDWQKFATLRAYYAFMWGYPGKKLLFMGQEFAQRAEWSEERALDWHLLDHAPHHGVQLLVGDLNHLYRSRPALHARDCEAEGFEWVLVDGAADSVFAWQRRAPGYAPIVVISHFTPVLRHGYRMRLPAGGRWREILNTDAGEYGGSGAGNMGVVEADEEGWANITIPPFGTLMLELDY from the coding sequence GTGCTGACGCCGGAGCAGATCGACCGGCTGGTCGAAGGGCGGGATGCCGATCCCTTCGCGACGCTTGGCGTGCATCCGGCTGATCCCGGTTTTACCGCCCGCGTCATGCTGCCCGATGCGGTCAGCGTCAGCGCACAGACGCTGGACGGCAAGCCGGTTGGCGAACTGGCGCGCGTCCATCCCGACGGGCTGTTCGAGGGTAAGGTCAAGGTCCGCAAGCGTCAGCCATTGCGCTATGAGGCGCATTATGCCGATGGCGGCAGCTATGCGACGATCGATCCCTATGGCTTTGGCCCGGTGTTGGGGCCGATGGATGATTATTATTTCGCCGAAGGATCCCATAAGCGGCTGTTCGAGAAGCTGGGCGCCCACCCGATGGAGCATGAAGGGGTCGCCGGCACCCATTTTGCGGTCTGGGCACCCAATGCCCGGCGCGTGTCGGTGGTCGGCGACTTCAACCGCTGGGACGGGCGGCGCGCGGCGATGCGGCACCGGCAGGATGCGGGCGTGTGGGAAATCTTCCTGCCCGAAGTCGGCATCGGCCACCCCTATAAGTTCGAGATCGTCGGGCCGGACGGTGTCGTGCTGCCGCTGAAGGCCGATCCCTACGCCTTCCGGTCTGAACTGCGGCCATCCACCGCATCCATCGTCGCCGGTCCACCCGCGCATGAGTGGGGCGATGCGCGCCACCGGGCGCATTGGGAAAAGGCAGATGCACGACGCCAGCCCATTTCCATCTACGAGGTCCATGCCGGGTCATGGCAGCGCGACGAACATGGCGACTTCCTGCATTGGGATGCGCTTGCCGAGCGGCTGATTCCCTATGTTGTCGGCATGGGCTTCACCCATATCGAATTTCTGCCGATCAGCGAATTTCCCTATGATCCAAGCTGGGGCTATCAGACGCTGGGTCTGTATGCGCCGACTGCGCGGTTCGGCGATCCGGCCGGGTTCGCCCGCTTCGTCGACGGCGCGCATCGGGCCGGTGTTGGCGTCATCATCGACTGGGTGCCGGCGCATTTCCCGACCGACGAGCATGGGCTGGCCCAGTTCGACGGGACGGCGCTCTATGAACATGCGGATCCGCGCAAGGGATTCCATCCCGACTGGAACACAGCGATCTATAATTTCGGGCGGCGTGAGGTGGCGGAATATCTGGCCAATAATGCGCTGTTCTGGGCCGAGCGCTATCATGTCGACGGCCTGCGGGTCGATGCGGTCGCGTCGATGCTGTATCTCGATTATTCGCGCAAGGCCGGGGAATGGATACCCAACGACCATGGCGGGCGCGAGAATGTCGAGGCGGTGACCTTCCTGCAGAAGATGAACAAGGCATTATATGGTACCCATGGCGGGATAATGACCATTGCCGAGGAATCAACCAGCTGGCCCAAAGTATCGGCGCCCGTCGATCGAGGCGGTCTGGGCTTCGGCTTCAAGTGGAATATGGGCTTCATGCACGACACGCTGCGCTATCTGGCGCGCGAGCCGGTGCATCGGAAGCATCATCATGACGACATCACCTTTGGCCTTCTCTATGCTTTTACCGAGAATTTCGTGCTGGCGCTGAGCCATGACGAGGTGGTGCATGGCAAATCGTCGATGCTGCACAAGATGGCCGGCGACGATTGGCAGAAATTCGCGACGCTGCGCGCTTATTATGCCTTCATGTGGGGCTATCCCGGCAAGAAACTATTGTTCATGGGGCAGGAATTCGCGCAGCGGGCGGAGTGGAGCGAGGAGCGGGCGCTGGACTGGCACTTGCTCGATCATGCGCCCCATCATGGCGTGCAACTGCTGGTCGGCGACCTCAACCATCTCTACCGCTCACGCCCGGCGCTGCATGCGCGCGATTGCGAGGCGGAAGGGTTTGAATGGGTGCTGGTGGATGGCGCCGCGGACTCGGTCTTCGCCTGGCAGCGACGCGCGCCGGGCTATGCCCCGATCGTCGTCATCAGCCATTTCACGCCGGTGCTGCGCCACGGCTATCGCATGCGGTTGCCGGCCGGCGGGCGCTGGCGCGAGATACTCAATACGGATGCAGGCGAATATGGCGGCAGTGGCGCCGGCAATATGGGGGTGGTCGAGGCCGATGAGGAAGGATGGGCGAACATAACCATCCCGCCCTTTGGAACCTTGATGCTGGAACTGGACTATTGA
- a CDS encoding glycogen/starch/alpha-glucan phosphorylase, with translation MNLKGETKLPKPAPRQVDPEVLAHEIVERLTYRIGKDAKAAKPHDWLHAVILSIRDRVIDAWIESTHKTYEEQGRRVYYLSLEFLIGRLMRDAASNMEMLDDLQAALDSLGVDLDLIAALEPDAALGNGGLGRLAACFMESMATVDIPAYGYGIRYVNGMFRQEISDGWQVELPENWLAHGNPWEFERREASYEVGFGGRVDPAECEDCGPHQMNWRPAERVIATPYDTPIAGWRGKRVNTLRLWEAQPIDPILLDKFNAGDHLGALSESNRAEALTRVLYPADSSPAGQELRLRQEYFFSSASLQDIVRRHMQYFGSIQTLPDKAAIQLNDTHPAVAVAELMRILLDEHGLDFDEGWDITRRTFSYTNHTLLPEALESWPIPLFERLLPRHMQIVYAVNSRLLGEARRSGQFDDRGIGTISLIDEGGERRVRMGNLAFAGSHSVNGVSALHTDLMKVTVFADLHKLYPTRINNKTNGVTFRRWLMQCNHGLFELIREAIGDRFMDDAEALRELDNFADDTAFQERFLVVKRANKVALADLLRKRINARIDADALFDIQIKRIHEYKRQLLNIIEAVALYDQIRSHPEKTWVPRVKLFGGKAAPSYHNAKLIIKLAGDVARAVNHDPSVQGLLKVQFVPNYNVSMAEMMIPAADLSEQISTAGMEASGTGNMKFAVNGALTIGTLDGANVEMRDHVGEENIMIFGLTAAEVNQRRAEGYNPRDVIEQSRELSQALNAIASGVFSPDDPNRYKDLIQGIYDHDWFMVAADFDSYAAAQRQVDTIWQDQALWAKKAIHNVARMGWFSSDRTIREYAADIWKMG, from the coding sequence ATGAATCTCAAGGGCGAGACGAAGCTTCCCAAGCCGGCGCCGCGGCAGGTCGATCCCGAGGTCCTGGCGCATGAGATTGTCGAGCGATTGACCTATCGCATCGGCAAGGATGCCAAGGCTGCCAAGCCGCACGACTGGCTGCATGCCGTCATCCTCTCCATCCGCGACCGGGTGATCGACGCCTGGATCGAGTCCACCCACAAGACCTATGAGGAACAGGGGCGCCGGGTCTATTATCTGAGCCTGGAGTTCCTGATCGGCCGTCTGATGCGCGATGCGGCATCCAATATGGAAATGCTGGACGATCTGCAGGCCGCACTGGATTCTCTGGGTGTCGATCTGGACCTGATCGCCGCGCTGGAGCCCGATGCGGCGCTGGGCAATGGCGGCCTGGGACGGCTGGCGGCCTGCTTCATGGAAAGCATGGCGACGGTCGATATCCCCGCCTATGGCTATGGCATACGCTATGTGAACGGCATGTTCCGGCAGGAGATCAGCGACGGCTGGCAGGTGGAATTGCCAGAAAACTGGCTGGCACATGGCAATCCCTGGGAGTTCGAGCGGCGCGAGGCGAGCTATGAAGTCGGTTTCGGCGGGCGCGTCGACCCGGCCGAGTGCGAGGATTGCGGGCCGCACCAGATGAATTGGCGTCCGGCGGAACGGGTGATCGCCACCCCCTATGACACGCCGATCGCCGGCTGGCGCGGCAAGCGGGTCAACACGCTGCGCCTGTGGGAGGCGCAGCCGATCGACCCGATATTGCTCGACAAGTTCAATGCCGGCGACCATCTGGGCGCGCTGTCCGAAAGCAACCGAGCCGAGGCGCTGACCCGCGTGCTCTATCCCGCCGACAGCTCGCCGGCGGGGCAGGAGTTGCGGTTGCGGCAGGAATATTTCTTCTCATCGGCCTCGCTGCAGGACATTGTCCGCCGGCATATGCAATATTTCGGCAGCATCCAGACGCTGCCGGACAAGGCGGCGATCCAGCTCAACGATACCCATCCGGCGGTCGCCGTGGCGGAACTGATGCGTATCCTGCTCGACGAGCATGGACTGGATTTCGACGAGGGGTGGGACATTACCCGCCGGACGTTCAGCTATACCAACCACACCTTGTTGCCGGAGGCGCTGGAAAGCTGGCCGATCCCTTTGTTCGAGCGGCTGCTGCCCCGCCACATGCAGATCGTCTATGCGGTCAATAGCCGGCTGCTGGGCGAGGCGCGGCGATCGGGTCAGTTCGACGACCGAGGAATCGGCACGATATCGTTGATCGACGAGGGCGGCGAGCGACGGGTGCGGATGGGCAATCTTGCCTTTGCCGGATCACATAGCGTCAATGGCGTATCGGCGCTGCACACCGACCTGATGAAGGTCACGGTCTTTGCCGACCTGCACAAGCTCTACCCGACGCGCATCAACAACAAGACCAACGGCGTCACCTTCCGCCGCTGGCTGATGCAGTGCAATCACGGCCTGTTCGAGCTGATCCGCGAGGCGATCGGCGATCGCTTCATGGACGATGCCGAAGCGCTGCGAGAGCTTGACAATTTCGCCGACGACACGGCGTTTCAGGAACGGTTTCTGGTGGTCAAGCGGGCGAACAAGGTCGCGCTCGCCGACCTGCTGCGCAAGCGGATCAATGCCCGGATCGACGCGGACGCGCTGTTCGACATCCAGATCAAACGCATTCACGAATATAAGCGCCAACTGCTCAACATCATCGAAGCGGTGGCGCTCTATGACCAGATCCGGTCGCATCCGGAAAAGACCTGGGTGCCCCGGGTCAAGCTGTTCGGTGGCAAGGCGGCGCCCAGCTACCATAATGCCAAACTGATCATAAAGCTGGCGGGCGATGTCGCCCGCGCGGTCAATCATGATCCGTCGGTGCAGGGGCTGCTCAAGGTGCAGTTCGTGCCCAATTACAATGTCTCCATGGCCGAGATGATGATCCCGGCGGCCGACCTGTCGGAACAGATATCGACCGCCGGCATGGAGGCGTCGGGCACCGGCAACATGAAGTTCGCGGTCAATGGCGCGCTGACCATCGGCACGCTGGACGGTGCCAATGTCGAGATGCGCGACCATGTCGGTGAAGAGAATATCATGATCTTCGGCTTGACCGCGGCGGAGGTGAACCAGCGTCGGGCGGAAGGCTATAACCCGCGTGACGTGATCGAACAGAGCCGGGAACTCAGCCAGGCGCTCAATGCGATCGCCAGCGGCGTCTTCTCGCCAGACGATCCCAATCGGTACAAGGATCTGATCCAGGGCATTTACGACCATGACTGGTTCATGGTGGCGGCGGATTTCGACAGCTATGCAGCGGCCCAGCGCCAGGTCGATACGATCTGGCAGGATCAGGCCCTTTGGGCAAAGAAGGCGATCCACAATGTCGCGCGGATGGGTTGGTTCTCATCCGACCGGACGATCCGGGAATATGCCGCCGATATCTGGAAGATGGGATGA